A window of Xylophilus sp. GW821-FHT01B05 contains these coding sequences:
- a CDS encoding tripartite tricarboxylate transporter substrate binding protein, translating to MSRTPSSPALRARRTALSRIGLATAAVALPPAVFAQSGEAPWPSRAITYVVPFTPGGSTDVIGRVIAQKLGEVLGQPVIVDNKPGAAGAVGATYVAKAKPDGYTLFGGTISTHAINASLYKNLSYDPVKDFEPISLVAFLPNVLMVAPGLGVNSVAELIALLKKDPAKRTFASSGPGTSTHLAGEMLGDMLGIKLTHIAYKGTPPAMLDVSSGQVTFMFDQMTAALPLVQAGKLKLLAVTSAKRMALAPQLPTMIEAGVPGFEMASWQAVYAPKHLPKPIAQRLATEITKILQQPEVHDKLTNQLGMDVVAGTPEQLAALMQKEIPRWGELVRKSGAEPG from the coding sequence ATGTCCCGGACACCCTCTTCCCCCGCCCTGCGCGCCCGGCGCACGGCCCTTTCGCGCATTGGCCTGGCCACGGCCGCTGTGGCGCTGCCGCCAGCGGTATTTGCCCAGTCGGGCGAGGCGCCCTGGCCTTCGCGCGCCATCACCTATGTCGTGCCCTTCACGCCGGGCGGCTCCACCGACGTGATCGGCCGGGTCATTGCGCAGAAGCTGGGCGAGGTGCTGGGCCAGCCGGTCATCGTCGACAACAAGCCCGGCGCGGCCGGTGCCGTGGGCGCAACCTATGTGGCCAAGGCCAAGCCCGACGGCTACACGCTGTTTGGCGGCACCATCAGCACCCACGCGATCAACGCCAGCCTGTACAAGAACCTGTCTTATGACCCGGTGAAGGACTTCGAGCCGATCTCGCTGGTGGCCTTCTTGCCCAACGTGCTGATGGTGGCGCCGGGCCTGGGCGTGAACTCGGTGGCCGAGCTGATCGCGCTGCTGAAGAAGGACCCGGCCAAGCGCACCTTTGCGTCTTCCGGCCCCGGCACCTCCACCCATCTGGCCGGCGAGATGCTGGGCGACATGCTGGGCATCAAGCTCACCCACATCGCCTACAAGGGCACGCCGCCGGCGATGCTCGATGTGTCCTCCGGCCAGGTCACCTTCATGTTCGACCAGATGACCGCGGCGCTGCCGCTGGTGCAGGCCGGCAAGCTGAAGCTGCTGGCCGTTACCAGCGCCAAGCGCATGGCGCTGGCGCCGCAGCTGCCGACCATGATCGAGGCCGGCGTGCCGGGCTTCGAGATGGCGTCCTGGCAGGCGGTCTACGCGCCCAAGCACCTGCCCAAGCCGATTGCGCAGCGCCTGGCAACCGAGATCACCAAGATCCTGCAGCAGCCCGAGGTGCACGACAAGCTCACCAACCAGCTGGGCATGGATGTTGTGGCTGGCACGCCCGAGCAGTTGGCGGCCTTGATGCAAAAGGAAATCCCGCGCTGGGGTGAACTCGTCCGCAAATCCGGCGCGGAACCAGGCTGA